One Ignavibacterium album JCM 16511 genomic region harbors:
- a CDS encoding O-antigen polymerase: MNSLTVYSFVMGGLTFLYELKLLPYPELSFISWFYIISSSIAFFIGIISVIFAKKLFPSRAENLRIKVSDMPIFKDDGKVLKYSVIFFSLVGLFVALHRWYIMINIFGSIPSVFINAAWVYRINVKGEIKEFIPILPSFVYVGVFLSAIYTAYRGKFSFLSFFPIICIILKELTYFGRGEMLFSTLEFLFTFFLFRNLLNREDIKFKFSRKNAGFAILLLIILVITAASVVRTSRGIKENFRGATKELKQLEENLILTPSVYFYLSSDLGVLNQYLFKETEEANFGENTFRGVYYLLSKIKIVDEPPFFQKGYFIPFWSNTGTFIREIHADFGLLGVILVPFFLGVLLTYLWFRFFEEKNLIVLTVLVYLNLIIAFSFLVMVTRLNQWFLSQFLIILFLPVINKLASKKILN, from the coding sequence ATGAATTCCTTAACAGTTTACTCTTTTGTAATGGGTGGGCTTACATTTCTATATGAGTTAAAATTATTGCCATATCCGGAATTATCATTTATTAGTTGGTTCTATATTATTTCATCCTCAATAGCTTTTTTTATAGGAATAATCAGTGTCATTTTTGCAAAAAAACTTTTTCCCTCTCGAGCTGAAAATTTGAGAATTAAAGTTAGTGATATGCCAATCTTTAAAGATGACGGCAAAGTCTTAAAGTATTCTGTTATCTTTTTTAGTCTGGTAGGATTATTTGTTGCACTTCACAGATGGTATATTATGATAAATATATTTGGTAGCATTCCTTCAGTATTCATAAACGCAGCTTGGGTTTACAGAATTAATGTTAAGGGTGAAATAAAAGAATTTATTCCGATTCTTCCTTCGTTTGTTTATGTGGGTGTTTTCCTTTCTGCTATTTATACTGCTTATCGTGGCAAATTTTCCTTTCTTTCTTTCTTCCCGATCATTTGTATAATCCTCAAAGAACTAACATATTTTGGAAGAGGAGAAATGTTATTTTCAACCTTAGAATTTTTATTTACCTTCTTTCTGTTTAGAAATCTTTTAAACCGTGAAGATATTAAGTTTAAATTTTCAAGAAAAAATGCCGGCTTTGCTATCTTATTACTTATAATTCTTGTCATCACTGCTGCTTCAGTTGTTCGAACCTCGAGGGGTATTAAAGAAAATTTTAGAGGCGCTACTAAAGAATTAAAGCAGCTAGAAGAAAATCTTATACTGACACCGTCAGTTTACTTTTATTTAAGCAGTGATTTAGGAGTGCTAAATCAGTATCTCTTTAAAGAAACTGAAGAAGCAAATTTCGGAGAAAATACATTCAGAGGTGTCTATTATTTACTCTCAAAAATAAAAATTGTGGATGAACCGCCTTTTTTTCAGAAAGGATATTTCATACCTTTTTGGTCCAATACAGGAACTTTTATTAGGGAAATACATGCAGACTTTGGTCTTCTTGGTGTGATTTTGGTCCCGTTCTTTTTAGGTGTATTATTGACTTATCTCTGGTTTAGATTTTTTGAAGAAAAAAATTTGATTGTATTAACTGTTTTAGTTTACTTAAATCTGATAATTGCATTTTCTTTCCTCGTGATGGTAACCCGATTAAATCAATGGTTTCTTAGTCAATTCCTAATAATTTTATTTCTCCCTGTAATTAATAAATTAGCTTCAAAAAAGATTCTAAATTAA